From a region of the Falco peregrinus isolate bFalPer1 chromosome 5, bFalPer1.pri, whole genome shotgun sequence genome:
- the UBXN6 gene encoding UBX domain-containing protein 6, translating to MRKFFQEIKADLKFKTAGPGQKLSEPARAPKEKPRAEVAPKPRQGPTDEAQMAAAAALARLELRPKTKAPSSQEAIRSQVRKALMAEAAASEKGVSAEEKDLASPAREGASAPSVSGVYFICPLTGAVVKKDKKEKHLREAIQSYFSVDPVAASIMEIHTFNKDREKVRVGVETMARYLDNICLHPEEEKYRKIKLQNKVFQERISCLEGIHRFFQAVGFETKTLPVPGQETTEEYYVLKEEMLTKLEDLKDYKEQLLSSEPVRAQLDRQLCVFKPSPEAARFELPNDFYNLTAEEIKREQRLRTEAVEKASMLRTRAMREKEEQREMRKYNYTLVRVRFPDGYILQGTFYARESLSALYNFVREALRDDWLPFELLGPGGLKLTDENLAFNECGLVPSALLTLAWDAAVMADIEASGEEQPANSLKPEILSRVQTLS from the exons ATGCGGAAGTTCTTCCAGGAGATCAAGGCCGACCTGAAGTTCAAGACCGCAGGGCCCGGACAGAAGCTGTCGGAGCCGGCCCG GGCCCCCAAGGAGAAGCCGAGAGCCGAGGTGGCCCCGAAGCCTCGTCAGGGACCCACGGATGAAGCGcagatggcggcggcggcggcgttGGCCCGGCTGGAGCTGAGGCCCAAGACCAAGGCGCCCTCCTCCCAGGAGGCCATCAGGAGCCAGG TGAGAAAAGCGCTGATGGCCGAGGCAGCTGCCAGCGAGAAAGGGGTCTCCGCAGAGGAGAAG GACCTCGCCTCCCCAGCCAGGGAAGGGGCATCTGCCCCCTCTGTTTCaggggtttattttatttgcccGTTGACCGGTGCAGTTGTAAAGAAagacaagaaggaaaagcacCTCAGAGAAGCCATCCAGTCG TATTTCTCCGTAGACCCGGTGGCTGCCTCGATCATGGAGATTCACACCTTCAATAAGGACCGGGAGAAAGTACGAGTGGGTGTGGAGACCATGGCCAG GTACTTGGATAATATCTGTCTCCACCCAGAGGAGGAGAAGTACCGAAAAATCAAGCTGCAGAACAAAGTGTTTCAG gaaaGGATAAGCTGTCTGGAAGGGATACACAGATTTTTCCAGGCTGTCGGGTTTGAGACAAAAACACTGCCTGTTCCAGGACAAG AGACCACAGAGGAGTACTATGTACTGAAGGAAGAAATGCTGACCAAGCTGGAAGACCTCAAGGATTACAAAGAGCAGCTTTTAAGCTCTGAGCCTGTGAGAGCACAGCTGGATCGCCAGCTCTGTGTATTTAAACCATCACCTGAAGCTGCTCGGTTTGAGCTACCAAATGACTTTTACAACCTCACTGCAGAAGAGATCAAACGAGAGCAGCGACTCCG GACAGAAGCGGTGGAGAAGGCTTCGATGCTGAGGACGAGAGCCATGCgagagaaagaagagcaaagGGAAATGCGGAAGTACAACTACACCCTGGTACGAGTCCGGTTTCCCGATGGATACATCCtccaag GGACTTTTTATGCACGAGAGTCACTATCTGCGCTCTACAACTTTGTGAGAGAAGCACTCAGAGATGACTGGCTGCCCTTTGAGCTCTTGGGACCTGGAGGCCTCAAACTGACTGATGAGAACTTGGCATTCAATGAATGTGGGCTG